The genomic interval gtTCCATCTGGTAAGGCAATCAAGAACGGCAAACAACGGTATCTCTTATTTCAAAACACAAAACTTTTTGCCACTGGCATTTTTCACACAAGAATTCTCTTACTTAAAACGTTACTTGAAAGCTTTATATTAAATCATCTGAAATAACCTCTTGGGGCTTCTCCAACCTGTAGACTCTATCTCAGAACTctccatttttaatgttttttcttcttttggatgTTTCACAAAAGAGTGTAAGAAAACACCAAATGAAAGGGCAACAGACTTTTACTTTGTAATGAAGTTACAGATATATTTTATACGTTTTCCTGGCTTCCTATTCCCCTGCATCCTATACTATCTACAGAGGTTGTCATATTTCACCAAGGCGGATTATAAATCAGACAAGTTCAGCCCATCAGGTTGAAAAATGGAGGTGAAAGGCGCAGcggaaaatatataaagtataattAAAACCACATGACCAGAGATACTGAAGCAATACTTGTTGGAAGAAATCCAAGTAAAAATCAAACCTTTTCTGGTGTTAGTGAGACTATCCAGTCCTTTTGGGAGAAGCACACATCATTtactaaatattctttttttttttttcctttgcagcaAAGTACCCAGGAAAGTTAAATCCTAACAAGGTAATTAAGCCTATCTGTGGCATTGTGAAATCCACGGTCGTTAATGTAAAACTGATACCTCATTTAAAACAGTAatcatttatttagaaatatagttTAAGATTGGGCAAGGCTTAATTTTACATCCACCAAAGAGTATTAAAAGCTTACGATGACAATGTTGAATCAAaacccttttctcctttcctatgACGTTTTCATCTCTAAAAACCTGAGGATTCCAGAAAGGCACAGACAACGTAATTGTTGCTGAAGCAACTACAACGAGGAGTAAACTGAAAGACTAAGAAGATAAAATCCAAACTATCTCCTCTGCTACATCGTAAACAACCTGGATGTTACTGCCTGACAGAGGCGGTAGCCAGCAGGCCAATGAGGTAGCACATGTTCAAGGATGTACAGAAAATAAGAGCTCTTAAGGTTGTAAAGCAATTccggtaaaaaaaataaataaataaatctttggCTATCTGTCACCAAAGCCATTCCACGTCTAGGTCTCCTGAGGATTCCAGTGTCAGTTTCAATAATCTCAGCGGACAACTGGAACATAATTTTCGATATTGCTTTGGGATTCCAGTAAACAAATGAAGTTGAACAAAGTCACTTACCCCCTAGAAACTGAATTCCTCCGGCCACTCTTCCCACTGTCCGGGAGATGAGCTCCGACACACAGCAACCCATGAGGGCAGTGAGCGCcaccaggaggaggaggccacaGCCCAAGCCCGTCACAATGGTACAGATCCTCCACTCTGCACTGGGGATGCCCTGGAAGGAGGCATAGCGCCCACATTcctccaccatcaccatcatctgcCGACTCTCATCGTGCACAGGATACGAGCACCTCCGGAAAGTACCGAAGGACACAGGCTTGCCCAGCTGTGAGCCCCAGAGCCAGTAAGGCATGAAGAACCCCACGCAGGAGGTGGCAGCACAAAAAAATGACAGCAGAGCCCAGATGACCCCGGTACAAGTCAGACTGGATGCCATCTTCCACCAGATAGGGCCAGGAGGACCCAAAGGAACTGTTCAGGGTCTGCAGGAGTGAGTGAAGGTGTGAAACCACCGGGACCGAGCAGTAATCCAAAGTTCTGTGATGGGAGAGTGCCTATTAAATGAATGGATCTTCAGTCTTCCTGGGCATCAACTTCCCATCCTCCACAGTAAGGGTGATGGTCCCTGGTAAAACCATAAGAAAGAGTAAGAGGTAAGCATTTTTAGATTAGCAATAACACCGATTCAGTTGGTCTACAACTCTGTATTAATAAACATTCAAAACTGCCTCAGTACTTCAAAAGTGAAAAGAATGTAAGCTGAATTTTGCCAGACTAGTGCAAAGCTTTTCATGCTGTTATCTCCTATAAATGCTCCCAAATGAACTCGGACATCTATTTACTCAAAGAAATGCATGACTTCTACTTGCCAAGCCAGTGAATTCATTTCATACACTCACATTAAAAGTAATGTAGCATTTTTACTGGTACTAAACATAATTccaaatattataataaaatgagCCATACCGTGGTTTGTTTAGTTGGCCTGCAAGTTCATGCTCATAATTTGCAGCAACTTTTCTATGTTCCTCTACGTGCATTGTCTCTACATGAGCCCGAACAAAATAATTAGGATAATTTTCGCAATTACAGACTGTCGAGGCACACAGAATGGATGGGACCATTAGGCATCCCCAGCTGTCATTCAGCGACATTTGTCAACTCCTTCAGTCTTAACTATCTTCTCCTAGTGTCAACGAAAGATTTTCAAATCTGCAATTTTCATTCATTGGTTCCAATTAAATTACTGAAACCACCTCTCCTGCTGAATGAGTATCAGTCAGTGTCTAACCTGAAAAATAATCCATGCTTTCCAGGACGCTACCTCGAACCACAGTCATTCAAGCGGCTCCACGTGCATGCAGttccatccctctctccctttcaaaAAGAGTTCCAGAACCACTTCCCACACTTTCCACAAAGAAATGAATACAGAAGCCCAGAGCTCACGCACCGCACAGCTCCAATAGCGGCGCTCTTACCTCCAGCTTTCAGGGCCCACAGCAAGCGCCCCCCCGCCACCCCGCGCGCCCCACCTCTCTCCTTTCCCGACCCTCGCCCCTCCTGTTTCCTTTCCACCCACCGCCCCACTTCCACTCCGGCGTGTCACTCCAGGGGAGactcggcttttttttttttttttttaactcttgtcAACTGCGGTCAGCATCAGCATTAGCGGCTGAAGTCGGTCTGTCTGGGCCCTGAGGCAGGGGAAGCGAGTGGGAGGTGGCAGTGGTGGGGGGACGAGGGCCCTCATCTCGAGCTGAGGGAAGGCGTCCTGGGGCACGAACATGACAAGTCCGTGGCCAGCCCCCTACAGTGGCCTTACCAACCCACCCCCACCCGACCCCGAAGACACACAATGAGCCCAAAACCCCCAACGGGGGAGAGGGGCTTTCTCCAGCCGGCCCCGCGAGGAGGGAGGGGATGAGGATGGGAAGGCAGCACCCCCCGGAGGCAGACGCCAGCAGCAGACGCGGCGGGCAGGGAGAGCCCGCCGGCGGCCAAGCTCAGGAAGTCTGGAGCCCGGGAGCAGCCCAACTCCGGCGTCCGGGGACTAGGGGTCGCGGAGAGAAAGGAGCGGAGCCCAGGTCCGCGGGCAGCCGCGCGCTGGACTCACATGGCTGGCGGGCGGCGGCCGCCTTCCCTCCCCGGGCCGGGGCGCACACACAACTTGCTGTCTTCCCCGGGCGGCGCATCCACGGCACGGAACACCGTCCTTCCCCCTTCGTCGCTGTCCCTACCCGCCGCGGAGCCCCGGGCCCGACTCGGGAGGGAGAgccggggagggcaggaggcGCAGGGTCTCCGGAAGGGCGCGCGGCGCCGCCGCCCGTGCAGCCCCCGCTCCCCGCGGGTCTCCGGCGGCGGCTCGGGCGGAGCGCTGTGGCCGCGCGGGGCGCCGGGGCTCGCGCGCGGAGGAGCGGCTCTGCCTTTGGCAGGCGAGGCACGCACCGCCTCCTCCCCTCCGCCGCCGGGCCCTCCTCTCgcgcctgtcccctcccctcacgCCCGGCGGGACCCGGAGCGGACGCAGCGAGGGCGCGGTCGGCGGGGACCTTCCCCTCGCGCGaggcgggcgggcaggcgggtGGGGGGCGCGGCTGCGGCGCGCTGGGGTCCAGCCCACCCCCGGGGGCGGCTTTCGCGGCTCCGCGGGCCCCGAGCCCCCTCCCGCCCTCCTCGCCCCGCGACTCCTTCCCACTGAGGGGCAGGCAGACAGGCCCAGAAGTAGGGGACAAAGTTGCGTGTCTTCTGGGATGCTCCCTCGGGGCCGCGGAAGATGAGACACCCTCCCTGTTGGCTTTGCCGGGTCTGGTATTTGGAGTTTAAACTCCGGCTTCTGACCGCCTTTAGGGGGTGGCGTTGGGAAGGAGCGTCTTAAAGACTGGCTGCAGTGACCCTTTTGAGCTTTCGGGAGGCTCTTGGGATGGGGTCACTTTGGAAGAGGGCGAACACGGCCTATGTGGGCGTGAGAACGAGAGGCGAGAAGCGAGAGCCAAGCTGAAAGGATTCCGTCAGGATCCGCCTTTCCAGCCAAGCCGGCGGGAAGACAGGGGGAGATTCCAGCGAGCTTCTCCCAAGAGACGTCCTCTTTGGGAACCTCTTCCAAAgcatttttctctgtctctctccctctctcctctgtgtctctgtgcttctttctccccctttctcctctgctctcccttccccttcccccacccccttcgcTCCCATCCCTCCGTCCAATCAATCTTGCAATCAATACCACCATTGAATTTCTTTACTGAGAAACACTGATTTTGACTTCCCCTCTGGACTTAACGGTCTTTTTTTGCTTGTCATTAGCGCTAACCCCTTTGGAAGTTTAGCGCTACATTCAGTAGACTGTGGGAGTCTGCTGAAGACAGTTTTTAAGAATCACGCCATCTGGGAATACCAGTTTGTGAAGCAGCTACTTCCCCAGATACGGCTTTTTCAAAGTACTTGAAAGTAAGAAATGGGTAGGTATATATTTCATAGAAAATTTTCCAGTTGCACCACTTTATTTAGGCATGGTGGTGTGCCATTTTTTTACAACCACAGCTGGAGATGTGCGTTcttgcattattattttaaaaggctttGTATAATTAGTTCCAACACGTTTGAGGTCATagaccttttaaaaatgaaactgataagcctcccaggggaaaaaaaggcatttaCACACCAAGTGGTTCTCAcgggagagaagaagggagattATGACCCGTcccagaggacatttggcaaAGTCCGGAGATATTTTTGCTTATCATGACTAGGGAGGTGCAACCAGCATCTGGTGGGCAGAGGCCAAGGTTGATGCTGAACACCCTACAATGTACAGGACAGCCTCCCAGAATTATCCAGGCCAAAATACCAACAGTGCTGAGGTAGAGAAAACCTGTTTCAATAAAATGTCAGATGGTTCTCTGTTTCCCTGCAGCCAATCCATGATCAGAATCGCTGATCAAAAGCCCTGATGGAAGTTATTTTTATCTGTCTTGTATGCCACTGGTTAACAAGCTCAGTGACCGTATGGTAATGACTGGTCTGATTTTCAGTTATGTATCCTAACCTAGTTATCACACAGAGCTTTCAGATCGGTGTAACGTCCAGGCAGAAGATACGGCTCCATAAAGACAAAGTTACGGGAGAGAGATTCGGGCTCACCCTCCACACAACCTGCTGTGGATGTTGGTCTAGAACATTTTCTCAACTTGAAGATTGAAGCACTAAGTTCTTGCTGTGTCTCGGTCCTTATACTAAGTTTTCTTGATAGATTATTTTATCtagtcctcaaaaaaaaaaaaaaacagaaaagctgaAGGAATTGCAGTTATTATTTTACACAGAGGTTAAGCAATTGGCCTGAGAACTTACAGCTAAAAAGTGAACTTAAAAAAAGTCTcgcttgtggtagctcacagtgaaaaagaatgtgataatgaatatatgtatgttcatgtatgactgaaaaattgtgctctacaatggaaattgacccagcattgtaaactgactataactcaataaaataaaataaaataaaaatctcattatCTGCATTCAGTTAAACAGAGTAAATGCTACTGAAGAGATTCAGCCTCAGATGAAAATGAAGATAGGGGAcgaagctgaatttttttttttatctatcagGATGCACTATCAATTACTTGTGAAAGCATAGTGTGTTCCATTCTAGGACTCAAATTTCTAACTTAGATGAGTGAATTTGGACAAATGGTGACCCTTCTGAGCCTAAATTACCTCATttgtaaaaagagttggaaatAGATGATTTCTAACATTCTTCTAGCTCATGACTTCTAGTGTCATGGTTACATAGGTGCTTTTCTATTTGAGGAAAAAGTTGAAGAGTCAACTAATTTTGTTCCAGTATGtaatcttacagatgaggaagcagaggctctgAGACCTTCCAGTGTCTTACCCAGAGCTGAGCCTTGACTGTATTGGAATTTCTCACTTCATTCCACCATGTATCTTCCCAAACATAAAATCATCTGGATTACTCTTTGAGTTCTTGTATACATACTTTATAGACAAATTGCGTTATACTATCTTTAAAATCCTTGCATCAAGTTTGCACCTTcaaagagtttttaaattacatccCAGCCAGAAGTTCTCACATAGCAAATGTTGCTTATATCTCTTATTTCAGGTTTGAGTTTCCAGACTGTTTGGATAGCAGGCCCACTGAGTCATAAGATGAGATCATGAATGTAAAAATATGTGGAAAGCTAGAAAGCATCTCTGACAACACTCTTGGTTAGCTACCCACTATTaattccccaccccctctcccataTTCACTAGATAACTTTCTAACCTCCTTTAAAGCTAGTGGTGGCCATATGACCCTGTTCTAGACAATGAACCCACTGAAGGAGTCCTCTGGGGAAGAGCGAGTTCTCTAATAAAAGGAGGAGGCATAAGAGAACAGTTCTCTCATCATCTGGTTGCCATTGGACACATTATTGAAGAATAGGATGTTCCGAGCTGTGGCAGCCTTCTTGTAGCCATGAGAGGAATCACAGAGATCTAATTCCATCACCCCAACACGGCAGAGCTACACCTTTCCTTCTCAATTTTTTAGAAGTAAATTACAGATTATGAATATGGTTAAAGTCACTgttatttgaatttcctgctttttAGTATCTGAAAGCATTTCTAATTAATAAAGCACTGTACAGATAAGACCTATGCTAAGTGACAAAAAATCCAATGTTAGTCAACATTGTATACTAGTGCCTGGCAACAGAAGATAGATACTCAGTAATTAAACATTAACTGAGGGAATTAATGAACAGATCAATATTATTGTGATCATTATCCTGTTCTAGTGCAGCCTACAGAGTggatatttaacttttaaacagAGAGGGTATGCTATGCAAAATTAGGAAAGAAGTCGAGCAGTGAATATAGGGAACACGATGGAATCAATCACCTCTGACCTTTGGGGAGAGGCTGGAAAGGGACTTCGTTAGTTCCCATTTGCGACAATCACTGTAACTTGGCTGATACAGTGTCCATTCCTGATGCTCTTCTTCTATATCTTCTTCTCCAGCTGAAGCAGTGAAAGCTAAAATCTCCATTTCACAGCCTCTCTTGAGGT from Camelus bactrianus isolate YW-2024 breed Bactrian camel chromosome 14, ASM4877302v1, whole genome shotgun sequence carries:
- the LHFPL6 gene encoding LHFPL tetraspan subfamily member 6 protein, with product MASSLTCTGVIWALLSFFCAATSCVGFFMPYWLWGSQLGKPVSFGTFRRCSYPVHDESRQMMVMVEECGRYASFQGIPSAEWRICTIVTGLGCGLLLLVALTALMGCCVSELISRTVGRVAGGIQFLGGLLIGAGCALYPLGWDSEEVRQTCGYVSGQFDLGKCEIGWAYYCTGAGAAAAMLLCTWLACFSGKKQKQYPY